A stretch of DNA from Saccharospirillum mangrovi:
CCTTCGGTGCGCGGTGGTGGCTGAATCAAACCGAGCTGCTCGTAGTGTCGTAACGTCTGGGCTGTGCAACCCAACCGTTTGGCAACCTGACCGATGCTGTAATCCATCTTCGCCACCCTGTTCATTCCGATGTGATTCAGGGTGGCGCTTGCCCGACGGTAAAACAAGACGGTGTTATTGGGCGCCGTTACTGAGCGGTATAGCCACCATCAATCGGCAAGGTGACGCCGTTGATGTGTGGCACGCTGCCAAGCAACAAAAAGCACACCGTCTTGGCAACTTCGCCGGGCGTGCCAAAGCGTTGTTGCGGAATAGCGGCTTCGTTACGCGCCACGATGTCCGGGTGCATTTCGCGGTAAGCGGCGACCATCGGCGTTTCGGTGGCACCGGGCGCGACGGCGTTGATGCGAATACCACGTGCAGCGTATTCCACCGCCAGCGTTTTGGTAATGCCGGTCAGGCCGTGTTTGGTCGCTGAATAAACGCCGACGCCTTCGATGCCAACCAAGCCAGCCGACGACGACATATTCACGATGCTGCCACTGCCCTGTTTCAGCATGGCATCCAGCACGAATTTCAAACCGTAGAGCGCGCCGCGCAAATTGGTGTCGAGCACGGCGTCGATTTGCTCAACGCTGTTGTCGGCGAACGGCGTGCCCGGTCCGGAAAT
This window harbors:
- a CDS encoding SDR family NAD(P)-dependent oxidoreductase; the protein is MTATSPAVAVITGGASGLGKAIALQLAEQSMQLVIADINAEIGRETQAELEQLGATVAFVEADVSQAEQVKHYVDVALERFGRIDYFVNNAGISGPGTPFADNSVEQIDAVLDTNLRGALYGLKFVLDAMLKQGSGSIVNMSSSAGLVGIEGVGVYSATKHGLTGITKTLAVEYAARGIRINAVAPGATETPMVAAYREMHPDIVARNEAAIPQQRFGTPGEVAKTVCFLLLGSVPHINGVTLPIDGGYTAQ